Within the Novosphingobium pentaromativorans US6-1 genome, the region AATCTTCCAGAGTGTGAGCGGCTGATCGTTTACTTTTGCTTCACATTTCTTAACCTCTCGGTCCCGGTGCCGAATGGATGTGCAAACCTCTGAATTCGTGCGGATTGCTCCCAGGAGGCGAGGGCCAAAGGAAGCGGGCGCGTTCCTCGCCGGGGCCGCTGCCGGGCCGCCGCAGACGCTGAAAACGCGGCTTCGAAGGGCCTGGAATGACTTTTTGGCGCGGTTATCGGGACGACCTGCGCGAAGAGTGCGATGGGCCGTTGCCAGGGGCTTTCCGTTGGACGCCCGAAACCTTTCGCGCAGAAGTGCCAAGGCGCGCTGCCGTTGCCGCAGCGGTCCTTTGCCAGATCGGGAATCGATGGGGGACGAGGCCCGATGCGCGGCACAGTATTAAGCCGCGCATCGGGATCTATCCGCAGGGTACTAGCGGCGCTTGCGCAACCACAAAATCGACCAGTCGCCGTTTACGAGTCGGGCTGCGAGTCGCATTCCCGCCTTGCGGCAGGCAGAGCGCACGGCGGTTTCCTGAGTCTCGAGCAGACCCGCCAGGAGCAGGTGCCCGCCCGGAACCAGCGAGGTCGCGAAGTCCGGGGCCAGGCTCACCAGCGGGCCGGCCAGGATGTTCGCCATGATCAGGTCGTAGGGCCCGCGCGCCGCGAGCAGGGGATGATTCATGCCATCCGCCACCGTCATCACGAGTTGGCCGCCGCGCGGCCCCATGGCGATGCCGTTCGCGGCGGCATTGTCGCGCACGACGTCGACGCAGACCTGATCGATGTCGCTGGCCGTCGCGAGCGCCGATGGCCAGAGCGTCAGCGCGGCGAAGGCGAGAAGACCGGTGCCGGTGCCGATATCCGCGCAGTTGCGCACGACAACGCCCTGCTTGCGCATGTGCGTCAGCATCGAAAGGCAACCCGCGGTCGTCGCGTGCTGGCCCGTGCCGAAAGCCTGGCTGGCGGGAATGGTGAAGTCGGTCACGCCCGGTTCGTTCACAGCCGGGTGATCGGGCGTGTGGACGTGAAAGCGACCGGCGCGGATCGGCTCGAGACCCTGCTGGCTTGTAACGAGCCAGTCGGTGTCCGGCAGCTGCTCGACGATCAGTTCCGGAACCTCGCCGGCAAAGAGCGCGGCAATCGCGCCTTTCTCGGCTTCGCCCGGCTCGTCCGCGAGCCAGGCTTCGAGTTGCCAGTCGTCCGGCTTGTCCTCGGCGATCTCGCTTCCGGACAGGACGATCTGCGGATCCCAGTCGAAGGCGTCCTCATGGGCGAGGAGGGCACCCTCGATGACGCTGCGCGGGGCAAAGGCGGTGATCTTCCAGCTCACTGCGCGGCCTCCCCGGCTTCCTCGGCGAGGCGCTTGGCGAAATAGCTTCCTGCAGCCTGCGAATAGGCGGCGCAGGCCTGTGCGTTCACCAGTGGGGCCTTGCCTGAAAGGCGGTCGAACAGGTTGCTGGCCGAGGGGTGGGGGGTGACGAGAATGTCGCAAGGCAGCTGGGCGATTCGCGACAGGCCGGTGCGGATCCTCGCGATGCGATCGGGATGATCGGAGAAGCGATAGTCGTCGGCCGAGATCGTCGTGGCACTGTCCGCATAGGCGATCATCCTGCAGGTGAAGGCTTCGTCGCAGGCCTGCCAGGTCCAGCTTGCCGATCCGGGCGAGTGGGCGGGAGTTTCACGTACGGTTAGGGCAAGCCGGCCAAGCGTGACCGAGTCCCCGTCGACAAGGACGCGCGCGACATGGACAGGGGGAAAGCCCTCGATCAGGCCGGACTGGGGGTCATCGGCAGAAGGCTTGCCGCTTTCCAGCACCTGCCGAGCCGAGGCCACAGCGGCGATCTGCGCGCCGGTGGCCTTCTGCAGCTCGGCAATGCTGCCGGCATGGTCATGATGTTCGTGGCTGGTGAGAATCCAGCGTACGTCCGCGGGATCGAAGCCAAGCTTGCGGATGTTGGCGAGGACCAGCGGCGCGGCGTCAGCCGGGCCGCTGTCAATCAGGACATGCCCATCGTCGGAGGTGACGAGGATCGAGGCGATGCCGCAGGTGCCGACGTACCATGTGTTGCCGTATATATGCGCAGGCGGTGCGGGGTGCGACCAGCCTTCGCGGCCGTCGAGGCCCTTGCAGGCCGTCGCGAGAGTGGTTGGGGCTGCTTTGGCCGCGCTGTCGCGGGCCTGTGCGATCGAGGGGGGAGTAGCGGCGATCAGCGCCGCCAGGACCATGTTCTTGACGATGCGACTCATGTGGGCCGCTTTAGTCCCCACCCGTTACATAGGCCAGTAGGCGCGCGATAAGTTGCCTTGCGGAACTTGCACGCTGCCGCGATTTGGCTAAGGGGACTTCGACGAAGGCAGTGTCACTGGCTGCCGCAGGCAAGGGGATTCGCAAGAGCATGGCAAACGCCGGTACCAAGAACCGTCCGCTGTCGCCGCACCTCCAGATCTGGCGCTGGGGTCCGCACATGTTCGTTTCGATCATGCACCGCGTGACCGGAAACGGAATGGCATTCGCTGGACTGGGCGTGCTGTTGTGGTGGCTTGGCGCACTCGCAAGCGGGCCTGCCGCCTATGCGACTTTTGCATGGGCCATGACCACTCCGATCGGTTACATCGTG harbors:
- the blaMIM gene encoding MIM family subclass B3 metallo-beta-lactamase codes for the protein MSRIVKNMVLAALIAATPPSIAQARDSAAKAAPTTLATACKGLDGREGWSHPAPPAHIYGNTWYVGTCGIASILVTSDDGHVLIDSGPADAAPLVLANIRKLGFDPADVRWILTSHEHHDHAGSIAELQKATGAQIAAVASARQVLESGKPSADDPQSGLIEGFPPVHVARVLVDGDSVTLGRLALTVRETPAHSPGSASWTWQACDEAFTCRMIAYADSATTISADDYRFSDHPDRIARIRTGLSRIAQLPCDILVTPHPSASNLFDRLSGKAPLVNAQACAAYSQAAGSYFAKRLAEEAGEAAQ
- a CDS encoding 50S ribosomal protein L11 methyltransferase, with amino-acid sequence MSWKITAFAPRSVIEGALLAHEDAFDWDPQIVLSGSEIAEDKPDDWQLEAWLADEPGEAEKGAIAALFAGEVPELIVEQLPDTDWLVTSQQGLEPIRAGRFHVHTPDHPAVNEPGVTDFTIPASQAFGTGQHATTAGCLSMLTHMRKQGVVVRNCADIGTGTGLLAFAALTLWPSALATASDIDQVCVDVVRDNAAANGIAMGPRGGQLVMTVADGMNHPLLAARGPYDLIMANILAGPLVSLAPDFATSLVPGGHLLLAGLLETQETAVRSACRKAGMRLAARLVNGDWSILWLRKRR
- the sdhC gene encoding succinate dehydrogenase, cytochrome b556 subunit, which encodes MANAGTKNRPLSPHLQIWRWGPHMFVSIMHRVTGNGMAFAGLGVLLWWLGALASGPAAYATFAWAMTTPIGYIVLVGISWAFFTHMMSGLRHFVLDIGAGFELKTNRTWSILSPVLGVVLTVAFWAILLLR